ACCCGAATGGCATCACTTTGTAGCAAAATGTTCCCCATGGTGTGACAAAAGTGGTcttctctttatcttcttcagccatttTTAATCTGGTTATACCCGGAGAATCCGTCCATGAAGGAATAAGTTGAGTTCTAGCAGCATTGTCTACCAAGACGTCTATATGAGGCAAAGGGAAATTATCCTTTGGACTAGCTTTGTTTAGATCCCTGAAGTCCACACATACTCTGATTTTGTCATCCTTCTTTGGTACTACCACTATGTTCGATACCCATTGAGGGTATTTAACGACTTCTAGAAAACCAGCATCCCACTGCTTCTTTATCTCGGCCTTGACCTTGAGTAGAATATCCGGGCGAGTTCTTCTCAATTTCTGCTTGACAGGTTTACATCCTTCTATCAAAGGCAATCTGTGTACTACAATATCAATGTCTAAACCAGGCATATCTGCATAAGACCAGGCAAACACATCCACATACTCTCGTAGTAGTGAGGTTAAACAACATCTTTCTTCTGTTAGTAATCAAAGTTCCGATCTTTAGCTCTCTTCTATCTTGCTCGGTGCCTATATTTATCACCTCTAATTCTTCTTTTGCAGGTTTCCAAGCATGCTCAGACTGTCTACCTGTCTAGTAAACTCTTTCATATAATCTTCATTCCATTCCTCTTCGTCCGTTGCaatcacatccttatcaaagtttggccattcatttTCAATGCAATATGTTTGTGGATTTATGGAGGATTCGCTTTCAGAATTCCTGAAAGCGGAAGGTGTTTTGTGTAAATGCGTATCTTGtagccaaacaaaacaaaaaagataacaattgttgaagaaaatgcaagatctcaataatattttaaaagctgACTCAATAATTATGAAAAGACCTTATGTTGACATCTTGAACCAAGATTTCCAACTAGGtacaaaaacacaaagcaaacTCCAAAGCAAAGCACACAAAGTACATAAGAGCAAATATAAGCAGACGCTTATTCATTACTTCTTGAAAACAAATGGGGCTTCTTCAATCTCCCAATTATGGAATACTTCGTCAACAACAAGCTTTCGCACAAAGGTGTTGGTTGGAGCCTCCTCTAGAGAGTGGACAGTTAACTGAGGTAATAGTTCATCTTCTTTTGCTGTTTTTGGCTCATCATCAGAATTCCAGTCTTTTCCTTCACCTTCCTCTACATTGTTGATGTCCATGAAAGCTAGTTTCTGCCCCAAGACTTCCATCATGTTTTCAGGTTTCATCTCATACGCTGACTTTGGGAAAGAAACATGGATAGGTGGGATTacaatgtcttcttcttctggctTCCTTCCTTCTATTCTGGCCAACCTTCTTTCTCGCTTAATCCTAGTAGCTCTCTGGTAATCATCTTTCTTAGGCTTAAAGCCAAGCCCAAACCTCTGATCAACAGCCTTAATTTTCATTATGTTGACTCTCTTGAGATTTCCAGCACTTGGATCATTCTGGAATGGTAGCCCATGTTTCAAAAAGCACTTAGCTATCATTCTGGCAGTATGAGAAATCATTGGTCTTCTTAACACCGTATTCTCTGGTACCCATTCAGTGTTCACAACCTCGAAGGCATGGAGATTTCCATCTTTGCAATCTTCTGCTTCAATATAAGGGACCGACACATTCCTTATCATGGACAAGGTTTCTTCTGCCTTAACTTTTACTAGAGTACCATTGATAATATACTTCAAACATTGGTGTAGAGATGATGTCACAGCCCCAGCGGCGTGTATCCATGGCCTTCCCAATAACATGCTATACGAAGGATGGATGTCCATCACTTGTAATGTTATCAGAAACATCTGAGGCCCTATAAACAATTCAATGTCAATGGTCCCTATCACCTGTCTAGGGGAACCATCATATGCTCTAGCTGTCATCGTGCTTGGTCTCATGTAAGTAACATCAATTGGCATCTCATCTAATATATGACTTGGTAGCACGTTCAACGCTGAACCATTATCCACAAGCACTTTACCGATCAAATAGTCCTTACATTTCACGGTGATGTACAAAGGCTTGTTATGCCCAGTCCCTTCCGGGCCTAGCTCATCTTCTGTGAAGTATAAGTAATTGGATGCTTGAATTCTTCCCACCAAATGTTCCATCGTATCTTGAGTAATATCCTGCGGCACATATGCTTCATTCAACACCTTTTGCAATGCCTTACGGTGTAACTCAGAACTCAAGATAAGTGACATTAAAGAGATTCTAGCAGGAGTTTTCTTCAACTGATCCACCACACTATACTCACTATGCTTCATCAACTTCAGAAATTCATTGGACTCATCTTCACTTATAGGTTTGTTCACTCCCATGCCTTTAAAAGCATCaactatttcttttcctttagctTTCCTCTGCCTCTCTAATTCTTCTGGTGTAAAACACCGACCACTTCGAGTTAAACCACCGATTTCAGGGTGAAAGATGGGAGTAGGGTTcttaatgttgaaagaataCCCATAAGGCATTGAGCCATAACTTTCACTGTTTGTGCATACAGGCTTGGTCAGGATTAGTTTTGGTGGACCACCCACAGTTGGTTGGAGTCTACAAACTTCCATTTTTGTCTCCTGATGGCCTATCATCCCAACTTCACTGCTCTCTTCTTCACTCTCTATCCTTAACATGCCGAAAGTCAGCATCCTTTTCACTTCGTGGTGAAATTCTTCACAATCATCAATGTGATGTCCCACCTTGCCATGAAActtacaataattattttcattcatcACTGGTTCAAACTCAGATAAATATCCAGACTGTACCAGCATATCATACAATCTTTCCATGGAAACTTTCAAAACGCTTTCCTTTTTACCCTCAATTCCTACAGCATTCACTCCTCCACCACTTGCAGCATGATTGGGCAAAGGATTGGATTTCACATTCGGTGCATCATCAAAAGTTATCCATCCAGCCTTTATCAATTGCAGAAGCTTGTTTTTGAATGCATTACAGTTTTCAATGTTATGCCCAGCAATGCCAGCATGATATTCACATTTCAGATCTGGCTTATACCAATTTGGGTATGGAGGTTACAGTGGGGTTAAAGGAACGAGAGCTACTTGCCCAATACTCAATAACTTTGAGTACATTTCTCCCAAAGGAAGTGGTAATGGTGGCAGTCGTTCTTGGGTTCTTTGAAAATTCCTTCTTGGAGGATTAACGATCTGGTTACTTTGTTGGTCATGTGGTTGGTTTTCTTGGTTGGTAGGGAAAGGTTTAGTGAAGTTTACACTTGCAACTTGTTGGGTAGGCATTTGGAAGTTATAATGgtggtaatttgttttcttacccTTGTACATTCCTTCCACGTTGTTCACCTCGGAATCCTTCTTTTTCCCAGTAAAGCCTTTCTTCTCAGTAGGCTCTGACATTCTCCCCGCTCTTATCGCTTGTTCTATTCTCTCAGCAATAgttacagcatcatagaaatgttgagctGAACTACCCACCAGGTGTTCAAAGTAgggagatttaaaagtgttagaaaaaagagtgaccatttctttttctaacaaagAGGGTTGCACATGAGATGCTTTTTCACGCCATCTCAAAGCGTATTCTCTTACAGTCTCTTTGCTGCCCTTTTCCATGATTAACAAGCTTGACCTGTCCGGGGCTAcctccatgttgaatttatactGCTCCACAAAGGCTTTTACCAAATCTTTCCACTTTCTGATCTTGGTGTTATCCAGCCTTGTATACCAGCTTAATGCCGATCCAGAaagactgtcttgaaagaaatggatgagaagtttctcatcattcactacttctaccatcttattgcaataagatttaAGATGAGTGATTGGGCATTCAGTTCCAGTATACTTGATGAATTCTGGTACCCTAAATTCCTTGGGTACAACTACATTTGGAACTAAACACATTTCTGCAGCATAAACAGGATCATATAAGTCTGCCCCTTCGACTGCCTTCAATCTCTCTTCTAGAGCAGTCAATTTATCATAATCGACATTTTCAGAGAATTTCATCCTTTGTGGGCCATCAGTTGCCAGGTTTACAGTAACTGGCACTTGTGCTGGTGGAACATTGGCAGTGAACTGTTGTTCAAATGAAGAGGGATTTGCCCCTAAATTTTGAGGCGGGAATACAAAGGGGGCTGATGGCATAGATATAGATGGAGTTGCAACTGCCGGCTGGGTAGAGGTACCTTCCCCAGACTTGGATACTAGGGTctgctcgagtagacttgtAAGTCGTGCTATATCGTTTTTCATGTTCTCTAACTCTCTTTGATAATAAGCCTCTAGTTGGGCTCTTTCTTCATTCTCCATTATCTTCCTTCGTAGTCGAGTGTAATGAATTTTATGGCCTcttgggggacctatatttcaacctggatgaatgcaagtaaactaaatgaaatgcaCAAATGGGTGCAAAATGCCATATGGTTTATGCATGTTTGttattggttttaaattttcttttaacttatgATAAGGAACAAACCAGATCagattctcttaaaaaaaagttctcaCTGAGGACTCCAAACCTACAGGGACTTGAACCGATTTAGGGGAGAAATTTGATGCCATAAATCAGAATCAAAATAAgcatttctcattattttacaatattacAATTACAACAGACTCAATCTTTCCAAAGCCTTGGACCGTCATATGCTGAGATCTCATTAATTCCATCTCTGATCAACCTAAAAAACCGATGGAATTCATTTCTAGTCATTGGATCACCGTCTGCTATTTGTTGGGCTATACCTCTTAATCCTAAAGCATAATTCTTGGCATCATCTGCTTGTACATGATAGCGCATAGCTTCAGAAGCCCAACATTCTACTTCTCtttctgcattttctttttctgataaTAAGGTCTGCTCAATAGAAAGCAAATGATCCACCCGCTCATCTAAATTGGCAATTATTATATCTTGACTTCGGCACTGCTCCTGGAGTGATTCATTTGTCTCTTCCAACTTCAATACCATTTCCTCAGCTTTTGATGCTCTTCCAATCCATCTCTTCATGCTAACATCTTGCCTCTTCTTATCCTCTGACAAAAgtacatatttttcttgtagttgCTGAAACttaagttgttgttgttgtagttgAGCTAACaaatcatccttttcttttcttgtgttaGCCAAAGCTTTTTCTTGAGTGATTAGATTAGATTCTAACCTTCTTCTTTTAGCCCCTAACTCTTCCACTTCAGCATTCAAACTTAGGTTGTAAGATTCTTGTTGGGCGCGAACTTCTTCGTATATGTCTTCAGCAGACTGAATCAAAGACCTCGGTGGCCCTTCAAAAGGAGGGACTCTGTACCCTTTCCCTCTAGTCTTTTGCCATATCGGATACCCTTTAGTTGTTTTTCCTTCTACTCTCTTAGCAGAAGTAACCCTACCAGGATGTTTCCATGCCTTCCTCACTGACTCTAATAATTTCTTCGAGGTCTTGAAATCTTCATAAAATGTTGCCAGTTCGGTAGTCCTTGGAATAAACTGCTCAAATCCAAATTGTCGCAAAACCATGTTGGGACAATAACTAATACAGCAACGGGCTCCTATCAACGGAACCCATGGGTACTCACCACAGTATGCCAGATAAGATTTGAAGTAAGAGTATCGACTCCTCCAATGAAACTGAGATTTACTTAAACTTCGAAACATTGATTCCCATGTGGATCTTCCTACTTCATGCAAATGTTTTTCAGTGAAATTCTCCAGCTTAGAATAAAGATGTCATGGGGTACCGATCAAACCTGAAATCTTCCCCTCAATCATATGACTCACAGTCCAGACAAACAACAACTGTAAACAACATCTTAAACGACCCCttccagcttttctacaatAATTTAAGGATGAGAAGGTTTCTGCCAATATCGCTGCAGCAGGGTTGATTTTAAGGGTcaccacacttttaaatacaTTAACAGCCTCAAAATCGATCATTCCCTCGGCAGATGGGAAAAGAACCAAACCATATATGCCTAAGGCCAAAATTCTCAGTCGAATTTCGTTGCTCTCATCGCGTAATCTCCTGTTGAATATGGCTTCTAGTACATTCCAAAACCAACCCTGGTTATTTCCTAGTTTAGTCGCCTGTGCTTTTGCTAGTTGATAGTCTATTTGAGTAATCCAAGCAAAATTAGAAGGTGCATGCTCTGTATGTGTGTAAAAGTACACCTTTTCTGACTTGGGACAATCTAATAGGGCATCATACTCCTCGATAGTAGGAGTCATATCCACAGTATCAAAAGTGAAGCACCGatattctggatcccaaaacCCTATCATGGCTTGAAAACAAGCATGCTGGACCCTAATTTTCAGTAAATGTGATAGATCCCcgtattgtttttgaaaatcgATTTGATCATGAGAGGATAACTTTTCCCAACAATCTAGCAACTGTCCTGTACCAAGTGGCTTGTCATCTAATTTAACATGTTCTGGCAATTGAGACTCAAACTTGGATGGCAAACAATCCCCTTCATCATATTGATTCAATTCTGATCTGGTCAAAAATTCCTCAATAGTAATGGGCTTTTCCATCTCACACTTCCTATAAGGATCGGTGGAGATTTAATGAGAATAGGAAATGTATATGAATATGTATGTTAATGCattgatatttgtttgtgtCCTAAAGGTATATCCTAATTGATAAGATCTAGCTCATAGGGTTTGGCTCAGTTgattctaatcttaaaaattttctttggtTCTTAGATTGCCCGAATTACCCATGGGGTAATCAGCCTCTTAACCTTATACAACATGAGTATGGGAAGAAAATTCCACAATACCCGTTGCATAGGGTGAGTTACAATCCAAGCGAAAGTCCAAATGAGCATCAGTGGACATAAGTCACACTTGCCAcctgaatctttcttttctaatcttaaaaaggacGAGCTCGGGTCCAAAGCTTTTATGGGTTCACCGTGAAGTGTGtgaatacacaaataaataacatgcatgcatgtgcaaaatctaaaaaattgaaatgattgaCAATAAATATCGCATAAAATAAATGCTCAAAAATaaacagcaataaaaaaaaacaaatgaaaaaacacacacaagcaGTTGGTTCAACCctagtccccagtggagtcgccattctgtc
This genomic interval from Populus alba chromosome 1, ASM523922v2, whole genome shotgun sequence contains the following:
- the LOC140955249 gene encoding uncharacterized protein, whose amino-acid sequence is MENEERAQLEAYYQRELENMKNDIARLTSLLEQTLVSKSGEGTSTQPAVATPSISMPSAPFVFPPQNLGANPSSFEQQFTANVPPAQVPVTVNLATDGPQRMKFSENVDYDKLTALEERLKAVEGADLYDPVYAAEMCLVPNVVVPKEFRVPEFINLSGSALSWYTRLDNTKIRKWKDLVKAFVEQYKFNMEVAPDRSSLLIMEKGSKETVREYALRWPQHFYDAVTIAERIEQAIRAGRMSEPTEKKGFTGKKKDSEVNNVEGMYKDLKCEYHAGIAGHNIENCNAFKNKLLQLIKAGWITFDDAPNVKSNPLPNHAASGGGVNAVGIEGKKESVLKVSMERLYDMLVQSGYLSEFEPVMNENNYCKFHGKVGHHIDDCEEFHHEVKRMLTFGMLRIESEEESSEVGMIGHQETKMEVCRLQPTVGGPPKLILTKPVCTNSESYGSMPYGYSFNIKNPTPIFHPEIGGLTRSGRCFTPEELERQRKAKGKEIVDAFKGMGVNKPISEDESNEFLKLMKHSEYSVVDQLKKTPARISLMSLILSSELHRKALQKVLNEAYVPQDITQDTMEHLVGRIQASNYLYFTEDELGPEGTGHNKPLYITVKCKDYLIGKVLVDNGSALNVLPSHILDEMPIDVTYMRPSTMTARAYDGSPRQVIGTIDIELFIGPQMFLITLQVMDIHPSYSMLLGRPWIHAAGAVTSSLHQCLKYIINGTLVKVKAEETLSMIRNVSVPYIEAEDCKDGNLHAFEVVNTEWVPENTVLRRPMISHTARMIAKCFLKHGLPFQNDPSAGNLKRVNIMKIKAVDQRFGLGFKPKKDDYQRATRIKRERRLARIEGRKPEEEDIVIPPIHVSFPKSAYEMKPENMMEVLGQKLAFMDINNVEEGEGKDWNSDDEPKTAKEDELLPQLTVHSLEEAPTNTFVRKLVVDEVFHNWEIEEAPFVFKKNSESESSINPQTYCIENEWPNFDKDVIATDEEEWNEDYMKEFTRQVDNMPGLDIDIVVHRLPLIEGCKPVKQKLRRTRPDILLKVKAEIKKQWDAGFLEVVKYPQWVSNIVVVPKKDDKIRVCVDFRDLNKASPKDNFPLPHIDVLVDNAARTQLIPSWTDSPGITRLKMAEEDKEKTTFVTPWGTFCYKVMPFGLKNAGATYQRAMSGKLLGFVISNKGIEVDPDKLKAIQAMPAPKTEKEVRGFLGRLNYIARFISQLTATCEPIFRLLRKKNPGTWDKDCQEAFDKIKQYLQNPPLLMPPVPGRPLILYLTVTEEAMGCVLGQHDESGRKEQAIYYLSKKFTDCESRYTMIERLCCALVWSTKRLRRYMLYYTTWLISKMDPLKYIFEKPYLSSRIARWQVMLAEYDIVIQDKKIYNAIKDYEPLKFDFPDEDVLIVEEDKEKNDWWIMYFDGAVNVSGNGAGAVIISPDQKQYPSQSNYNLNVLTILLNMRLVSLGWKLL